The Streptomyces sp. NBC_00775 genome includes the window GGTCCTTGGCCTCCTTCAGGCCCAGCGAGGTCAGCTCACGCACGACCTTGATGACCTGGATCTTCTTCTCGCCGGCACCCGTGAGGATGACGTCGAACTCGTCCTGCTCCTCAGCGGCCTCGGCCGGGGCGCCGGCGGCGGCGGGACCCGCAACGGCGACCGCGGCGGCGGCGGTGACGTCGAACTTCTCCTCGAAGGCCTTCACGAACTCGGCGAGCTCGATGAGGGTGAGGTTCTCGAACTGCTCGAGCAGCTCTTCCTGGGACAGCTTCGCCATGATGGCGTCCTTCCACTAATTCGGCAGGTGCCGGATGTACTGGTGAGGCGGGCGTACGTTCGGCCCGCTACGACCGTCGCCTCAGGCGGCGGCGGTCAATGCGCGAGCCGAATTACTCGGCACCGCCCTGCTCGGCCTGCTTGGCACGAAGCGCCTCCGCGGTGCGGACGAACTTCGAGGGGAGCGCCTGGAAGAGCGAGGCAGTCTGGGACTGCTTGCCCTTGAACGCACCGGCCAGCTTGCTGAGCAGAACCTCGCGGGACTCAAGGTCCGCAAGCTTCTTGATCTCGTCGGCGGACAGCGCCTTGCCGTCAAGGACACCGCCCTTGATGACGAGGTTCGGGTTGTCCTTGGCGAAGTCACGAAGACCCTTCGCCGACGTCACCGGGTCACCGGTGATGAAGGCGACCGCCGTCGGACCGTTGAACAGGTCGTCGAGCGTGGAGATCCCGGCCTCGTTGGCCGCAATCTTGGTCAGCGTGTTCTTCACCACGGCGTACTGGGCGTCTTCACCGAGCGAACGACGCAGCGTCTTGAGCTGCGCCACGGTGAGACCCCGGTACTCGGTCAGCACGGCGGCGTTCGAGCTGCGGAACGCATCCGCGAGCTCGGCTACCGCGGCAGCCTTGTCGGGCCTTGCCATAAGCGTGGCCTCCTTCCGGGTGATGAGGACCGCTCAGAAGGGGCTGACAAAACGAAACGCCCCGGCGCAGGCGCACGGGGCGTAGCTCGACCGGAACATCCGCAAGCTGGGCAAGCGAACTCCGGGAGCACATCCACGGTCACCTACGCGGGTCGTCCGCAGTTTCAGCGGATCCTTCGGCCACCCCGCCCTCTTACGAGCGCAAGGCAACGACCAGCGGTCTTTGGCTTCTGGGGAAGAGTACGTGAAGGCGTCGAGGTCAGGCAAATCCGGTCGTACGACGCCAGGATTCCGCGCGGCTCAGCCCTTCTGGGCGTCCTTCATGGCCTTGGCGAGGTCGACCGTGTCCTTGGCGGCCGGGGCCTTGACGGTCACCGGCTTGTTGTAGTCGAGGAAGGTCATGGTGACGTCGAACGGGCCCTTGTCCGCGGCGGCGCGCACCCGGAACTGCTTGGTGTGGTCGTCCGGACCGATCCACAGGTCCATCGTGAGCTTGTCGGCGCCCATCTCCTCGTACTGCTTGAGGTTCTTCTCGCGCCGCTCCCGCACCGCCTTGTCCTTGGTCCTCAGGTTCGCGCGGATGGCGTCGAGGGTCACCGTCCCCTTGTAGTGGGTGGTCCGGACGCCGTCGACCTTCTCGGTGCCGACCTTCTTCACGTCCTTGGAGCCGGCCAGGAAGCCGGCCTCCTGGGCCGGGTTCTTGCCGGTCTCGTCCCGCCACTTGGTGGTGTCGAACGTCATCCCGCCGGACGTGCGGCTGTGCCCGGACAGGTCGAACTTCATCCAGTGCTTGCCGTCCGTCCCCCCGACGGGTTCGGCGCCCCCGCCCATGTACAGCACCCCGTCGACCAGCCGCATCTCGACGCTCTTCCCCTTGTCGGGCCCGTCCAGCGCAGCCGTCCTCAGGCTCATGGCCGGTGGTTTCAGGCTCAGCGCCCCCTCGCCCCCGACCCGGCCCTCCTGCGGGACCCGGCCCGACATGCGGTAGCGGAGGGAGGTGATGTCGTCCGCGTTCTTCGCCGCCCTGGCGACGGCCGCCGCGGGTGACATCTTGGGCGACTCCCCCGCGTCGCCCTTCGCGCAGGCGACGCCGCCCCCGCCGAGGACCAGGACGGCGAGCGTCACGCCCGCAGCCCTGCGCCGCACGGCCGCATCCACAGAAAACCCCATGATTCCCCCCAGGAAACAAATGGTCGATTCACAGACAGTCGGCCGTGAGCGTAGCCCAGGGGGTTCAGGCGGTCTTCTGAGTTTTGTGGGGTTCAGGAGGTTCGATCCGGAGGTTCGATCAGGAGGTGGTGCCGCCCGTGCTCTGCGCCTTCAGCAGGTCTTTGAAGTCGGCGGTGTCGCTGGCCGGGGGCTCCGTGGCGGAGACCTTCACGCCGTAGTCGCTGTAGTACGCCGTCGAGGACATCGTGCCGCTGGACAGCTCGCCCTTCTCGACCTTCTTGACCAGCAGGTTGTCGCCGTTGACCCAGATGTCGACCTTCTCCGTGCTGACGCCGGCCGCAGTGAGCTGCTTCTTCAGGTCGGCCAGCTGGCTCGCGCTGAGGTTGGAGGTCTTGGTCGCCATGTCCGCGACGTTCACCGTGCCCGAGTAGTGCGTGGTCTGCTCGCCTCGCACCCTGTCCTCGCCGACCTTCTTGACGTCGCCGGAGGCCAGCAGGAGCTTCACCGACTGGTTCGGCGTGGTGTTCTGCATCTGGTCCTTGAGGTACGCGCCCGAGCTGCCGCCGAGCTTGGCCAGATCGTCGTACCCGTACCTGATCCAGTGCTTGCCGCCGGTCTGCTCGGCGAACTTGTCGCTCATCTTCGCGAAGTAGGCGTCGGGCAGATAGCGGGCCTGCATGGACGTGCTGCCCGTCTGACGCATCGTGTCGGCCAGCGTGCCGCCGGTGTACGTGATCGTCATGGTGCCGGTGAGACCGTCGGCCCAGCCCATGGTGCCGTTCGCCGTCATGGACATCATCGTGCCCATGGTCGTCGAGGACTCGACCTTGGCGGAGTCGGCGCCGTCGGTGGACTTCTCGGCGGAGCGCAGGGCGGCTATGGGGCTGACATGCGTCGTGCCCTTGTGCACCGCCTTGTCGTCCTTGCCGGAGCTCCCCGAGCCGCCTGAGGAACCACAGGCGGCCACCCCCGCCAGAGCGGTCGTCAGCGCGATCGAAAGGGTCACGCGGCGCACGGTCATGCTCTTCATTGGTCCCCACCCCTATGCGAATCCTGTGCTCTGCACGCTAGCGCAGCCCACTGACACTCGTATCCGGAATATCGTCCGCGGGTTCGCCCCGGGAACGTCTCCGGAAAAGGAGACGGGCCCCGCACCTCGAAAGGTTGCGGGGCCCGTGTCAAGAACGCGTACGCGACGCGGTCACCGGGGTGAGCGGGAGGCTCAGACGGCGGCCGGGTCCTCCTCGACGAGGAGGTTGCGGGTGCGGTTCGAGTCGAGCTGAATGCCGGGGCCGATCGTGGTGCTGATCGTGGCCTTCTTGATGTAGCGACCCTTGGCGGCCGACGGCTTCAGACGAAGGATCTCGTCCAGCGCGGCGCCGTAGTTCTCCACCAGCTTGGTCTCGTCGAACGAGGTCTTGCCGATGATGAAGTGCAGGTTCGAGTGCTTGTCGACGCGGAACTCGATCTTGCCGCCCTTGATCTCGGTCACAGCCTTGGCGGTGTCCGGGGTCACGGTGCCGGTCTTCGGGTTCGGCATCAGGCCACGGGGACCGAGCACGCGGCCCAGGCGGCCGACCTTGCCCATGAGGTCCGGGGTGGCGACGACGGCGTCGAAGTCCAGACGGCCCTTCGCAACCTCGTCGATGAGCTCGTCGGAGCCGACGATGTCGGCACCCGCGGCGAGTGCGGCCTCGGCACGGTCACCGGTCGCGAAGACCAGGACCCGGGCGGTCTTGCCGGTGCCGTGCGGGAGGTTCACGGTGCCACGGACCATCTGGTCGGCCTTGCGCGGGTCGACACCCAGGCGGAAGGCGACCTCGACGGTGCCGTCGAACTTCGAGGTGGAGGTCTCCTTGGCGAGACGGACGGCCTCGAGCGGGGCGTAAAGCTTCTCCCGGTCGATCTTGGCGTCCGCAGCGCGGAGAGACTTGCTGCGCTTGCTCACTGCTGCTCCTGATGTGTTCTGAGGAGTCGTGGTGCGGACCGAGCAGGCCCTGCCACGTGCGGCCGAAGCCGCATGGTTCCTACGAAGGTGGGTGTCAGCCCTCGACCGTGATGCCCATGGAACGGGCGGTGCCGGCGATGATCTTCGACGCGGCGGCCAGGTCGTTGGCGTTGAGGTCGGGCATCTTGGTGGTGGCGATCTCGCGGACCTGCGCCTCGGTGATCTTGGCGACCTTGGTCTTGTGCGGCTCGCCGGAGCCCTTCTCGACACCCGCGGCCTTGAGGATCATCTTGGCGGCCGGCGGAGTCTTGGTGACGAAGGTGAAGGAGCGGTCTTCGTAGACCGTGATCTCCACCGGGATCACCCAGCCACGCTGCGACTCGGTCGCGGCGTTGTAGGCCTTGCAGAACTCCATGATGTTGACGCCGTGCTGACCGAGCGCGGGGCCGACCGGCGGGGCCGGGTTCGCCGCACCGGCGTTGATCTGGAGCTTGATAAGCCCCGTGACCTTCTTCTTCTTGGGAGGCATTCCGGGTCCTCTTTCGTTTTCGCCTTCCTACGTCCGAGTCGCCCCGGACGGCTGCCTTCAACCGAGGTGATGATCCGGATGGAGGCATACCGCACAACGATAACGGGTATCCATGTGCGGCTAAAAACCGAGCAGGTCAGACCGGCTGTGACAGCCCGTCTGACCTGTTCGGAAGACGTACGTCCAGAAGGAGCTAGTTCTTCTGGATCTGGTCGAAGGAGAGCTCGACCGGGGTCTCGCGGCCGAAGATCTCGACGAGGCCCTTGACCTTCTTCGAGTCGGCGTTGATCTCGTTGATGGTGGCCTGCAGCGTGGCGAACGGGCCGTCCGTGACGGTGACCGAGTCGCCGACCTCGAAGTCCAGCACCTGGACCTCGACCTTGCGCTGCGGGACGGGCTTGCCCTCGGCCTCGGCGGCCTCGCGGGCGGCCTTCTCCTCGGCCTCCGGGGCGAGCATCTTGACGATCTCGTCCAGGGTCAGCGGGTACGGGTCGTAGGCGTTGCCCACGAAGCCGGTGACGCCGGGGGTGTTGCGGACGACGCCCCAGGACTCGTTCGTCAGGTCCATGCGGACCAGGACGTAGCCCGGGAGCTTGTTCTGCTTGATCGTCTTGCGCTCGCCGTTCTTGATCTGCGCGACTTCTTCCTGCGGCACCTCGGCCTGGAAGATGAAGTCCTCGACGTTCAGCGAAACGGCGCGCTGCTCGAGGTTGGTCTTCACGCGGTTCTCGTAACCGGCGTACGTGTGGATGACGTACCACTCGCCGGGGAGCGTGCGCAGTTCCTCGCGCAGGGCGGTGAC containing:
- the rplJ gene encoding 50S ribosomal protein L10; translation: MARPDKAAAVAELADAFRSSNAAVLTEYRGLTVAQLKTLRRSLGEDAQYAVVKNTLTKIAANEAGISTLDDLFNGPTAVAFITGDPVTSAKGLRDFAKDNPNLVIKGGVLDGKALSADEIKKLADLESREVLLSKLAGAFKGKQSQTASLFQALPSKFVRTAEALRAKQAEQGGAE
- the rplA gene encoding 50S ribosomal protein L1, which encodes MSKRSKSLRAADAKIDREKLYAPLEAVRLAKETSTSKFDGTVEVAFRLGVDPRKADQMVRGTVNLPHGTGKTARVLVFATGDRAEAALAAGADIVGSDELIDEVAKGRLDFDAVVATPDLMGKVGRLGRVLGPRGLMPNPKTGTVTPDTAKAVTEIKGGKIEFRVDKHSNLHFIIGKTSFDETKLVENYGAALDEILRLKPSAAKGRYIKKATISTTIGPGIQLDSNRTRNLLVEEDPAAV
- the rplK gene encoding 50S ribosomal protein L11, with the protein product MPPKKKKVTGLIKLQINAGAANPAPPVGPALGQHGVNIMEFCKAYNAATESQRGWVIPVEITVYEDRSFTFVTKTPPAAKMILKAAGVEKGSGEPHKTKVAKITEAQVREIATTKMPDLNANDLAAASKIIAGTARSMGITVEG
- the nusG gene encoding transcription termination/antitermination protein NusG; its protein translation is MSDPNLNDAIESVESVDDELDIVEGADVEDDEVEAADAAAGEPAEEAALHVEDESGEDVEDEDVSEEDLAVDAEDADEEEAEEEAEPVDPVTALREELRTLPGEWYVIHTYAGYENRVKTNLEQRAVSLNVEDFIFQAEVPQEEVAQIKNGERKTIKQNKLPGYVLVRMDLTNESWGVVRNTPGVTGFVGNAYDPYPLTLDEIVKMLAPEAEEKAAREAAEAEGKPVPQRKVEVQVLDFEVGDSVTVTDGPFATLQATINEINADSKKVKGLVEIFGRETPVELSFDQIQKN
- a CDS encoding DUF1396 domain-containing protein — encoded protein: MGFSVDAAVRRRAAGVTLAVLVLGGGGVACAKGDAGESPKMSPAAAVARAAKNADDITSLRYRMSGRVPQEGRVGGEGALSLKPPAMSLRTAALDGPDKGKSVEMRLVDGVLYMGGGAEPVGGTDGKHWMKFDLSGHSRTSGGMTFDTTKWRDETGKNPAQEAGFLAGSKDVKKVGTEKVDGVRTTHYKGTVTLDAIRANLRTKDKAVRERREKNLKQYEEMGADKLTMDLWIGPDDHTKQFRVRAAADKGPFDVTMTFLDYNKPVTVKAPAAKDTVDLAKAMKDAQKG
- the rplL gene encoding 50S ribosomal protein L7/L12, which gives rise to MAKLSQEELLEQFENLTLIELAEFVKAFEEKFDVTAAAAVAVAGPAAAGAPAEAAEEQDEFDVILTGAGEKKIQVIKVVRELTSLGLKEAKDLVDGAPKPVLEKVAKEAAEKAAESLKGAGASVEVK